In a genomic window of Strix aluco isolate bStrAlu1 chromosome 3, bStrAlu1.hap1, whole genome shotgun sequence:
- the STX11 gene encoding syntaxin-11 yields the protein MKDRLNELREFARLHNQQFSDSEDDENSPHDVLLYETDYALELLHKDIQNIRTENDHLKEDVKRLRKQNSRFLTSMRRLSSIKRDTNCIARDIKARGESIHRKLQIMRDFSEDAITKYGAMSVIARVAKNHYVDLMHAFQEAMFEYNATEMNQRENCKIRIQRQLEIMGKDVSGNQIEEMIEQGKWDVFSENLLSDVKGARSALNEIETRHKELVKLEGRIKEVHELFLQVALLVEEQADTFDVIEINMQNVEDYVGEAKEQVKKALEYRRKHPLRTILCCCLSCCRR from the coding sequence ATGAAAGACCGGCTAAACGAGCTGCGTGAATTTGCCAGGTTACACAACCAACAGTTTTCTGATAGTGAGGATGATGAAAATTCACCCCACGATGTTCTCCTTTATGAGACTGATTATGCCTTGGAACTTCTTCATAAAGACATACAAAACATCCGGACAGAAAATGACCACCTAAAAGAGGATGTCAAGCGGCTCAGAAAGCAAAACAGCCGCTTCCTTACCTCCATGCGCCGTCTTAGTAGCATCAAACGAGATACTAATTGTATTGCCAGAGACATCAAGGCCCGTGGAGAAAGCATCCACAGGAAACTCCAGATAATGAGAGATTTCAGCGAAGATGCGATAACAAAATATGGGGCTATGTCTGTCATTGCCAGGGTAGCAAAGAACCACTACGTTGACCTTATGCACGCCTTTCAGGAAGCTATGTTTGAATATAATGCAACAGAGATGAACCAACGGGAGAACTGCAAGATTCGAATTCAGCGGCAGCTAGAGATCATGGGCAAAGATGTTTCTGGCAACCAGATTGAGGAGATGATCGAGCAAGGCAAGTGGGACGTCTTCTCTGAGAATCTCCTGTCAGATGTTAAGGGGGCTCGCTCAGCCTTGAATGAGATAGAGACACGTCATAAAGAGCTGGTGAAGTTAGAAGGTCGCATTAAGGAAGTTCACGAGCTCTTTCTGCAGGTGGCCCTGCTAGTGGAGGAACAGGCGGACACCTTTGATGTCATTGAGATAAATATGCAAAATGTTGAGGACTATGTAGGAGAAGCTAAAGAGCAAGTGAAAAAAGCTTtggaatacagaagaaaacacccCCTCAGAACaatcctctgctgctgcttatcCTGTTGCAGAAGGTGA